From the genome of Papaver somniferum cultivar HN1 chromosome 2, ASM357369v1, whole genome shotgun sequence, one region includes:
- the LOC113349699 gene encoding GATA transcription factor 24-like isoform X2: protein MVPVDRYSDDDDDLEDMMPPENPLPLQARPFDDHMIPTDDDEEDDDHHHDHDRRRDDDEDDEDDYDGGGGGDETEDDLQDIPVNSGGNFRNASTRTRTSELTLAFEGEVYVFPSITYEKVQAVLLLLGGRDIPTAVPAVDVSYHQNDRVFNAASDAPRRSNLSKRIDSLVKFREKRKERNFDKKIRYNVPKEVSQKMHRKKGQFASSKQAKQGRVNSSSRDSSQFLLQGDVTPRSEVGSRRCSHCGTSESSTPAMRRGPAGPRTLCNACGLMWANKGTLRDLSKGGKTPLSFQNGQGTRKDTKALPTDTRDLSPDLDEEGTPEDVRRGASYGDMDEQGSPDDLKPSRKIRNSYADSDQELFEDYTKPLAFHMKKSSAKCKEPSFYRPTNSSTRRKNG from the exons ATGGTTCCCGTGGATCGttattctgatgatgatgatgacttaGAAGATATGATGCCACCAGAAAACCCTTTGCCACTTCAAGCCAGGCCGTTTGATGATCATATGATTcctactgatgatgatgaagaagatgatgatcatcatcATGATCATGATCGTCGtcgtgatgatgatgaagatgatgaggatgattatgatggaggtggtggtggagatgaaacCGAAGATGATCTTCAAGATATACCTGTTAATTCAGGAGGGAATTTTCGAAATGCTTCCACAAGAACTCGTACTAGTGAACTGACTCTTGCGTTTGAAGGAGAAGTTTATGTTTTTCCTTCAATTACTTATGAGAAG GTGCAAGCTGTTCTTTTGCTTTTAGGAGGTCGAGACATACCTACTGCTGTGCCTGCAGTTGACGTCTCTTACCATCAGAACGATAGGGTATTCAAC GCTGCTAGCGATGCTCCACGACGTTCAAACCTGTCAAAAAGAATTGATTCTCTCGTTAAGTTTCGTGAAAAGCGGAAAGAACGAAATTTTGACAAGAAAATTCGGTACAATGTTCCTAAAGAGGTTTCTCAGAA GATGCACCGTAAGAAAGGCCAGTTCGCATCCTCAAAGCAGGCAAAGCAAGGCCGTGTTAATTCCTCTAGTCGGGATTCATCGCAGTTTCTTCTTCAGGGGGATGTGACTCCCCGTTCGGAAGTTGG TTCACGCAGATGTTCTCATTGTGGTACCAGTGAGAGTTCGACCCCAGCTATGCGTCGTGGGCCAGCTGGTCCAAGGACTTTATGCAATGCATGCGGGCTTATGTGGGCAAACAAG GGAACTCTGCGAGATCTCTCTAAAGGTGGAAAGACTCCGCTTTCTTTCCAAAATGGCCAG GGGACCCGCAAGGATACGAAAGCTTTGCCTACAGACACCAGGGATTTATCACCTGATCTAGATGAGGAG GGAACTCCTGAAGATGTTCGTCGGGGAGCTTCTTATGGCGACATGGACGAGCAG GGAAGTCCGGATGATTTAAAGCCATCGCGTAAGATCAGAAATTCTTATGCTGATTCTGACCAG GAGCTTTTTGAAGATTATACTAAGCCTTTAGCTTTTCATATGAAAAAATCTTCTGCTAAATGTAAAGAGCCG TCATTTTATAGGCCTACTAACTCCTCGACAAGGAGAAAAAATGGCTGA
- the LOC113349699 gene encoding GATA transcription factor 24-like isoform X1: protein MVPVDRYSDDDDDLEDMMPPENPLPLQARPFDDHMIPTDDDEEDDDHHHDHDRRRDDDEDDEDDYDGGGGGDETEDDLQDIPVNSGGNFRNASTRTRTSELTLAFEGEVYVFPSITYEKVQAVLLLLGGRDIPTAVPAVDVSYHQNDRVFNVCVFRILDDHYVMFLYFSLLYNCIMSIFSQAASDAPRRSNLSKRIDSLVKFREKRKERNFDKKIRYNVPKEVSQKMHRKKGQFASSKQAKQGRVNSSSRDSSQFLLQGDVTPRSEVGSRRCSHCGTSESSTPAMRRGPAGPRTLCNACGLMWANKGTLRDLSKGGKTPLSFQNGQGTRKDTKALPTDTRDLSPDLDEEGTPEDVRRGASYGDMDEQGSPDDLKPSRKIRNSYADSDQELFEDYTKPLAFHMKKSSAKCKEPSFYRPTNSSTRRKNG from the exons ATGGTTCCCGTGGATCGttattctgatgatgatgatgacttaGAAGATATGATGCCACCAGAAAACCCTTTGCCACTTCAAGCCAGGCCGTTTGATGATCATATGATTcctactgatgatgatgaagaagatgatgatcatcatcATGATCATGATCGTCGtcgtgatgatgatgaagatgatgaggatgattatgatggaggtggtggtggagatgaaacCGAAGATGATCTTCAAGATATACCTGTTAATTCAGGAGGGAATTTTCGAAATGCTTCCACAAGAACTCGTACTAGTGAACTGACTCTTGCGTTTGAAGGAGAAGTTTATGTTTTTCCTTCAATTACTTATGAGAAG GTGCAAGCTGTTCTTTTGCTTTTAGGAGGTCGAGACATACCTACTGCTGTGCCTGCAGTTGACGTCTCTTACCATCAGAACGATAGGGTATTCAACGTGTGTGTGTTTCGAATCTTAGATGATCATTATGttatgtttttgtatttttctctACTGTATAATTGCATAATGTCAATTTTCTCTCAGGCTGCTAGCGATGCTCCACGACGTTCAAACCTGTCAAAAAGAATTGATTCTCTCGTTAAGTTTCGTGAAAAGCGGAAAGAACGAAATTTTGACAAGAAAATTCGGTACAATGTTCCTAAAGAGGTTTCTCAGAA GATGCACCGTAAGAAAGGCCAGTTCGCATCCTCAAAGCAGGCAAAGCAAGGCCGTGTTAATTCCTCTAGTCGGGATTCATCGCAGTTTCTTCTTCAGGGGGATGTGACTCCCCGTTCGGAAGTTGG TTCACGCAGATGTTCTCATTGTGGTACCAGTGAGAGTTCGACCCCAGCTATGCGTCGTGGGCCAGCTGGTCCAAGGACTTTATGCAATGCATGCGGGCTTATGTGGGCAAACAAG GGAACTCTGCGAGATCTCTCTAAAGGTGGAAAGACTCCGCTTTCTTTCCAAAATGGCCAG GGGACCCGCAAGGATACGAAAGCTTTGCCTACAGACACCAGGGATTTATCACCTGATCTAGATGAGGAG GGAACTCCTGAAGATGTTCGTCGGGGAGCTTCTTATGGCGACATGGACGAGCAG GGAAGTCCGGATGATTTAAAGCCATCGCGTAAGATCAGAAATTCTTATGCTGATTCTGACCAG GAGCTTTTTGAAGATTATACTAAGCCTTTAGCTTTTCATATGAAAAAATCTTCTGCTAAATGTAAAGAGCCG TCATTTTATAGGCCTACTAACTCCTCGACAAGGAGAAAAAATGGCTGA
- the LOC113349699 gene encoding GATA transcription factor 24-like isoform X3: protein MVPVDRYSDDDDDLEDMMPPENPLPLQARPFDDHMIPTDDDEEDDDHHHDHDRRRDDDEDDEDDYDGGGGGDETEDDLQDIPVNSGGNFRNASTRTRTSELTLAFEGEVYVFPSITYEKVQAVLLLLGGRDIPTAVPAVDVSYHQNDRAASDAPRRSNLSKRIDSLVKFREKRKERNFDKKIRYNVPKEVSQKMHRKKGQFASSKQAKQGRVNSSSRDSSQFLLQGDVTPRSEVGSRRCSHCGTSESSTPAMRRGPAGPRTLCNACGLMWANKGTLRDLSKGGKTPLSFQNGQGTRKDTKALPTDTRDLSPDLDEEGTPEDVRRGASYGDMDEQGSPDDLKPSRKIRNSYADSDQELFEDYTKPLAFHMKKSSAKCKEPSFYRPTNSSTRRKNG, encoded by the exons ATGGTTCCCGTGGATCGttattctgatgatgatgatgacttaGAAGATATGATGCCACCAGAAAACCCTTTGCCACTTCAAGCCAGGCCGTTTGATGATCATATGATTcctactgatgatgatgaagaagatgatgatcatcatcATGATCATGATCGTCGtcgtgatgatgatgaagatgatgaggatgattatgatggaggtggtggtggagatgaaacCGAAGATGATCTTCAAGATATACCTGTTAATTCAGGAGGGAATTTTCGAAATGCTTCCACAAGAACTCGTACTAGTGAACTGACTCTTGCGTTTGAAGGAGAAGTTTATGTTTTTCCTTCAATTACTTATGAGAAG GTGCAAGCTGTTCTTTTGCTTTTAGGAGGTCGAGACATACCTACTGCTGTGCCTGCAGTTGACGTCTCTTACCATCAGAACGATAGG GCTGCTAGCGATGCTCCACGACGTTCAAACCTGTCAAAAAGAATTGATTCTCTCGTTAAGTTTCGTGAAAAGCGGAAAGAACGAAATTTTGACAAGAAAATTCGGTACAATGTTCCTAAAGAGGTTTCTCAGAA GATGCACCGTAAGAAAGGCCAGTTCGCATCCTCAAAGCAGGCAAAGCAAGGCCGTGTTAATTCCTCTAGTCGGGATTCATCGCAGTTTCTTCTTCAGGGGGATGTGACTCCCCGTTCGGAAGTTGG TTCACGCAGATGTTCTCATTGTGGTACCAGTGAGAGTTCGACCCCAGCTATGCGTCGTGGGCCAGCTGGTCCAAGGACTTTATGCAATGCATGCGGGCTTATGTGGGCAAACAAG GGAACTCTGCGAGATCTCTCTAAAGGTGGAAAGACTCCGCTTTCTTTCCAAAATGGCCAG GGGACCCGCAAGGATACGAAAGCTTTGCCTACAGACACCAGGGATTTATCACCTGATCTAGATGAGGAG GGAACTCCTGAAGATGTTCGTCGGGGAGCTTCTTATGGCGACATGGACGAGCAG GGAAGTCCGGATGATTTAAAGCCATCGCGTAAGATCAGAAATTCTTATGCTGATTCTGACCAG GAGCTTTTTGAAGATTATACTAAGCCTTTAGCTTTTCATATGAAAAAATCTTCTGCTAAATGTAAAGAGCCG TCATTTTATAGGCCTACTAACTCCTCGACAAGGAGAAAAAATGGCTGA